A DNA window from Luteolibacter luteus contains the following coding sequences:
- a CDS encoding glycoside hydrolase family 16 protein encodes MKALPRLLLFVALLGLHASTADEKKVYLEFNNGQDRGGAEWIQAISVSSPAPRSEVKGEVTVKFHAKGMVAAKALCWQQPTKERPDAWGHDEDLTPGGITLDESGDGSFVFPAERFPNGPVNVRIFAESKEGKKDIYELQLFNLGGVKWNQGIPQKDPPGAKGLKRIFADDFDGPLSISNDGRGARYAAHKPRYGDFSGWGFSDVLGDGKPFAQTGTWLKIAARKDEASPKGRSGIISSVNMDGKGVWAKAPAYLECRFTAQSAPGTWPAFWTITHLDQGSNGDELDIVEAYGGNGTGHPNHPGYSIVTHPWGQKDADGKDKPHPNTVVRMMDLGGKSYWSSTFHTYAVSIGLEDTVYYFDDIEVFRHPTNEISKKYPHCFLINYAIGGISGWPIDLARYGEGTDMYVDYVRVYAKEEIPDYVLRPPGSEPEIKTRGIGLNFSVAGNAGTELAADDTAGAAGVSQTWWNNLAGASGKATTLKDSAGKAAEGVSVSWEVPGPDQASRSKTGREWGFSSGNLTMQRGYIQSGGKLEAKGVRYPRYDVHVYLNADDNGGSGKVTLQSSGRTETRHYKLGWHDGKFIESVGTTVETAAGGNHVVFRGQTAKDFTLEWEGNLGGGLTGTSGVQIVEVP; translated from the coding sequence ATGAAAGCTCTCCCTCGGCTACTCCTGTTCGTCGCCCTGCTCGGCCTGCACGCCTCGACCGCCGACGAGAAAAAGGTCTACCTGGAATTCAACAACGGCCAGGATCGAGGCGGAGCGGAGTGGATCCAGGCGATTTCCGTCTCTTCCCCTGCCCCGCGCTCCGAGGTGAAGGGAGAGGTGACGGTGAAATTCCATGCCAAGGGCATGGTTGCCGCGAAGGCGCTATGCTGGCAGCAGCCTACGAAGGAGAGGCCGGATGCCTGGGGTCACGATGAAGACCTCACACCGGGCGGGATCACGCTTGATGAATCCGGCGATGGATCATTCGTCTTCCCGGCGGAGCGCTTCCCGAATGGCCCCGTCAATGTCCGCATCTTCGCTGAGAGCAAGGAGGGCAAGAAAGACATCTACGAGCTGCAGCTCTTCAATCTCGGCGGAGTGAAGTGGAACCAAGGGATTCCACAAAAGGATCCCCCGGGAGCGAAAGGACTGAAGCGGATCTTTGCCGACGATTTCGACGGACCGCTCTCGATTTCAAATGATGGCCGTGGCGCACGTTACGCGGCGCACAAGCCTCGCTACGGGGACTTCAGCGGCTGGGGCTTTTCGGATGTGCTGGGCGATGGCAAGCCGTTCGCCCAAACGGGCACCTGGCTGAAGATCGCGGCCCGCAAGGATGAGGCTTCGCCAAAGGGGCGCAGCGGCATCATATCCTCCGTGAACATGGACGGAAAGGGCGTGTGGGCGAAGGCTCCGGCTTACCTGGAGTGCCGCTTCACCGCGCAGTCGGCACCGGGAACCTGGCCGGCCTTCTGGACGATCACCCATCTCGACCAAGGTTCGAATGGCGATGAGCTCGATATCGTGGAGGCTTACGGCGGCAATGGCACGGGGCACCCGAATCATCCCGGCTATTCGATCGTGACGCATCCGTGGGGGCAGAAGGACGCGGATGGAAAAGACAAACCGCACCCGAACACGGTGGTGCGGATGATGGACTTGGGCGGAAAGTCCTATTGGTCTAGTACTTTCCACACCTACGCGGTCTCGATCGGACTGGAGGACACGGTGTATTACTTCGATGACATCGAGGTCTTCCGCCATCCGACGAACGAGATCTCGAAAAAGTATCCGCACTGCTTTCTGATCAACTACGCGATCGGAGGCATCAGTGGCTGGCCGATCGATCTCGCACGCTACGGGGAAGGCACCGACATGTATGTGGATTACGTGCGGGTTTACGCGAAGGAGGAGATCCCGGACTACGTCCTGCGGCCGCCAGGGAGCGAGCCCGAGATCAAGACGAGGGGAATCGGGTTGAATTTCTCGGTCGCGGGAAACGCAGGCACCGAGCTTGCTGCCGATGACACGGCGGGAGCTGCGGGTGTTTCGCAGACTTGGTGGAACAACCTCGCGGGAGCGAGCGGCAAAGCTACCACCCTCAAGGATTCCGCGGGCAAGGCGGCAGAGGGGGTGTCAGTCTCATGGGAGGTCCCTGGACCCGATCAGGCATCGCGCAGCAAGACAGGCCGCGAGTGGGGGTTCAGCAGTGGCAATCTCACGATGCAGCGCGGCTACATCCAGAGCGGCGGAAAACTCGAGGCGAAGGGCGTCCGTTATCCGCGCTATGACGTGCACGTCTACCTGAATGCCGACGACAATGGCGGATCCGGCAAGGTGACGCTGCAGTCCAGCGGCCGGACCGAAACACGGCACTACAAGCTTGGCTGGCACGATGGGAAATTCATCGAGTCCGTCGGCACCACGGTGGAGACGGCAGCGGGAGGAAATCACGTGGTCTTCCGCGGGCAGACGGCGAAGGATTTCACCTTGGAGTGGGAGGGAAATCTCGGCGGCGGTCTGACGGGCACCAGCGGCGTGCAGATCGTGGAGGTCCCTTGA
- a CDS encoding beta strand repeat-containing protein: MKQKPIKGTFTSRLALLTLGALSGASYAQATRTWDGGGTPTNNMDIAANWSGDVVPTGAAPGDTAQWDGSVPGDLSLNYTAAGTGAGLAAGNGIFLNILGTQTSPLTINETSGTAGLRIQNLTVASGAGALTFGGTAGTDFLTLGSGALLNHTWANNSSNAVTFLSDVGFGAGGGATHALTLTGSGNWNVNTSLVRTGTGTINVIKDGTGALNVGGVNALGNAAFTINAGTLDNTSGAALTLTNTTQSWNGDFNFSTSESTNANDLGLGGGAVTLGTATGSSRTITTNGAAVLTTTGVIADGTTANSIIKSGSGGLRFDGTNTYTGGTTLNAGALHIGNNAALGSGPLTVNGGVIVPRLAARTLANAATFAGDFTIGITGFNNQMNFSGPVSLGGGTRVIDVASTTIDPDAIISGVISNGGLTKTGAGTMVLTGTNAYDGATLINGGILKLEGQGAINTSTGITIDGPDARFSHMGSVALTPTINLIQGAFEGSGTVGTVNVADSPSATVGNGAAPLTIGTLNFAGAATLSLPSSNAGPGLTVGTLSTSGADNGILIDITRTGPWANGLNNLISFTSLPAADINDFDYAVVNGPALGARQSFGDLVINGNNVALEVIGTSVYWTGLQNNQWTFNTIPGAKNWKQTSNNAATDFIDGDDVVFNDTPGSNQTVQIDDGDVLPTTTVFNNSVVNYTFESIGSFGIASGTVTKGGSGSVTFNTTNFYGGGTTLNAGTLNLNTSTALGSGPVVINGGTLDNTSGAPVAFTSTGTHTWNSDFSFTGSNDLDMGTGTVTTAGTGDRTVTVAAKVLAVGELKTATNQGFTKQGAGTLALTSTGAGGGSSVVNGPLNVAAGTLQINRTGAPDANTTGDLTVASLAGTGTITNGGNFERWLFVNVVGSNTFDGTLSNGGSGALGINKPGTGTLTLTGNNSFSGATTLGGGSLVITGTNTAGGPVNINGGAGNPTILNLQNSNALGTSVVTAVNRHSGVQLQGGITLPSSVSFVTSNDGTSGATVPYAIGSLGGNNVIQGNIALTVGGGGSVIQSDSGSLTLTGDITIAAGQTSRGVVLAGDSTGANTFSGKLLDLSPTAVASLTKNGAGTWTVSGTNTYTGLTAVNAGTLIATGDSSAATGAVSVATGATLGGNGSFGGSLTIATGAHHALAVAANPGAQVTRSVASLDLNAVGDILDLSAATTPAPGVYTLVSTTNGITGQTGGILTDTVVNLTGLSGSVTVDGNNLVLTVSGGGSAFDSWITNYPSIPAGERGPSDDPDNDGFSNQVEFALGGNPGDPTDNAKIYSIVADSDSDGDTNKELLLTIAVRSGTGSFNGTTSKSAASDDPAYGYRVEGSLDLNAFNETVDVVPTAVPPSGVTLPSGYTWKTFSLNASNGTSGKGFLRVIVTP, translated from the coding sequence ATGAAACAAAAACCCATTAAGGGTACGTTTACATCCCGACTTGCCCTCCTCACCCTCGGCGCTCTTTCCGGCGCGAGCTACGCCCAAGCCACCCGGACTTGGGACGGTGGAGGAACCCCCACCAACAACATGGACATCGCCGCCAACTGGAGTGGCGATGTGGTGCCCACCGGCGCCGCCCCCGGTGACACCGCGCAATGGGATGGCAGCGTCCCCGGCGATCTTTCCCTGAACTACACGGCCGCCGGCACCGGAGCCGGGTTGGCTGCAGGGAACGGGATCTTCCTCAACATCCTGGGCACCCAGACGAGCCCTCTTACCATCAACGAAACCAGCGGCACCGCTGGCTTGCGCATCCAGAACCTCACCGTCGCTAGCGGGGCGGGTGCCCTGACTTTCGGCGGCACGGCAGGAACGGACTTCCTGACGCTGGGCTCCGGTGCCCTGCTCAACCATACTTGGGCGAACAACTCGTCAAACGCGGTCACATTCCTTTCCGATGTCGGCTTCGGTGCCGGTGGTGGAGCGACGCACGCCTTGACCCTGACCGGCTCCGGAAACTGGAACGTGAATACCAGCTTGGTCCGGACCGGCACGGGCACCATCAATGTGATCAAGGACGGTACCGGCGCGCTGAACGTCGGCGGGGTGAATGCGCTCGGCAACGCGGCATTCACGATCAATGCGGGCACGCTCGACAATACCAGTGGCGCGGCCCTGACGCTGACCAACACGACGCAGAGCTGGAACGGTGATTTCAACTTCAGCACGTCTGAAAGCACCAACGCGAACGACCTGGGCTTGGGCGGAGGGGCCGTCACCCTCGGCACAGCCACCGGCAGCAGCCGGACCATCACCACCAATGGAGCAGCTGTTCTGACAACCACGGGTGTGATCGCCGACGGCACCACCGCGAACAGCATCATCAAATCCGGAAGCGGCGGCCTGCGGTTCGATGGCACCAACACCTACACCGGCGGCACCACCCTGAACGCGGGCGCGCTGCATATCGGGAACAACGCGGCTCTTGGAAGCGGCCCGCTGACCGTCAATGGCGGCGTGATCGTGCCTCGCCTCGCCGCGCGCACGCTGGCCAATGCTGCGACCTTCGCGGGTGACTTCACCATCGGCATCACCGGTTTCAACAACCAGATGAACTTCTCCGGGCCCGTGAGCCTGGGCGGCGGCACGCGGGTCATCGACGTGGCCAGCACCACCATCGATCCCGACGCGATCATCTCCGGTGTCATTTCGAACGGCGGCCTCACCAAAACCGGTGCTGGCACCATGGTGCTTACCGGCACGAACGCTTACGACGGTGCCACGCTCATCAATGGCGGCATCCTCAAGCTTGAAGGCCAGGGCGCAATCAACACCAGCACCGGCATCACGATTGACGGACCCGACGCGAGGTTCTCGCACATGGGCAGCGTCGCCTTGACCCCCACGATCAACCTGATCCAAGGCGCCTTCGAAGGCTCCGGCACGGTGGGCACGGTCAACGTGGCGGATTCCCCTTCGGCCACCGTAGGCAATGGTGCCGCGCCGCTCACCATCGGCACGCTCAACTTCGCCGGAGCCGCCACGCTGAGCCTGCCTAGCTCCAATGCGGGTCCCGGCCTTACGGTTGGAACCCTTTCCACCTCGGGTGCCGATAACGGCATCCTGATCGATATCACCCGGACCGGCCCTTGGGCCAACGGGTTGAACAACCTGATCAGCTTCACCTCGCTTCCTGCCGCGGACATCAACGACTTCGACTACGCGGTGGTCAACGGTCCTGCCCTCGGCGCCCGCCAGTCCTTCGGGGATCTGGTGATCAATGGAAACAACGTCGCTCTCGAAGTCATCGGCACCTCGGTGTATTGGACGGGCCTCCAGAACAACCAATGGACGTTCAACACGATCCCTGGCGCGAAGAACTGGAAGCAGACTTCGAACAACGCGGCGACGGACTTCATCGACGGTGACGATGTCGTGTTCAACGACACCCCGGGAAGCAACCAGACCGTGCAGATCGATGACGGCGATGTGCTCCCAACGACGACGGTCTTCAACAACTCCGTGGTCAACTACACCTTCGAGAGCATCGGGAGCTTCGGTATCGCCAGCGGCACCGTCACGAAGGGCGGTTCGGGCAGCGTAACGTTCAATACCACCAATTTCTACGGTGGCGGGACGACGCTCAATGCAGGCACGCTCAATCTGAACACCTCCACTGCCTTGGGCTCCGGCCCGGTGGTCATCAACGGCGGAACACTGGATAACACCAGCGGCGCGCCCGTTGCATTCACCAGCACCGGTACCCACACTTGGAACAGCGACTTCAGCTTCACCGGCAGCAACGACCTCGACATGGGGACGGGAACCGTCACGACCGCCGGGACCGGGGACCGGACCGTCACGGTCGCGGCCAAGGTCCTCGCCGTGGGCGAGCTGAAGACCGCCACCAACCAAGGATTCACCAAGCAGGGCGCGGGCACGCTGGCTCTCACCAGCACCGGCGCGGGTGGCGGTTCCAGCGTGGTGAACGGCCCTCTCAACGTGGCCGCGGGCACGCTCCAGATCAACCGCACGGGAGCGCCCGATGCCAACACCACGGGCGACCTCACGGTGGCCAGCCTGGCGGGCACGGGAACCATCACGAATGGCGGTAACTTCGAACGCTGGCTCTTCGTCAACGTGGTCGGCTCGAACACCTTCGACGGCACGCTGTCCAACGGCGGATCGGGAGCACTTGGCATCAACAAGCCGGGCACCGGCACACTGACCCTCACCGGTAATAACAGCTTCAGCGGTGCAACTACCTTGGGCGGCGGCTCGTTGGTCATCACCGGCACCAACACCGCCGGCGGCCCGGTCAATATCAACGGCGGCGCAGGCAACCCCACGATCCTGAACCTGCAAAACAGCAACGCGCTCGGCACGAGCGTGGTGACCGCCGTCAATCGCCACTCGGGGGTCCAGTTGCAGGGCGGTATCACCCTGCCTTCCTCGGTTAGCTTCGTTACCAGCAACGACGGCACCAGCGGTGCCACGGTGCCCTACGCGATCGGCAGCCTCGGCGGCAACAACGTGATCCAAGGCAACATCGCCCTGACCGTGGGCGGCGGCGGCTCGGTCATCCAATCCGACAGCGGCTCGCTGACCCTTACGGGCGACATCACCATCGCAGCCGGACAAACCTCGCGCGGCGTCGTCCTTGCGGGGGATTCCACCGGGGCGAATACCTTCAGTGGCAAACTGCTGGATCTGAGCCCAACCGCCGTCGCCAGCCTCACCAAGAACGGTGCCGGAACCTGGACCGTCAGCGGTACAAACACCTACACCGGCCTCACCGCGGTGAATGCAGGCACCCTGATCGCCACCGGGGATTCCTCCGCCGCCACCGGCGCGGTCAGCGTCGCGACCGGCGCGACCCTCGGCGGCAACGGTAGCTTCGGCGGTTCGCTGACCATCGCCACCGGCGCTCATCATGCGCTGGCGGTGGCTGCCAACCCGGGAGCCCAAGTCACCCGCTCGGTAGCATCGCTGGATCTCAACGCGGTGGGTGACATCCTCGACCTCAGCGCTGCCACCACTCCTGCACCGGGCGTCTACACCCTGGTAAGCACGACCAACGGCATCACCGGCCAAACCGGGGGCATCCTCACCGACACCGTCGTCAACCTGACCGGCCTCAGCGGCAGCGTCACCGTGGACGGGAACAACCTGGTGCTCACCGTCTCCGGTGGCGGTTCGGCCTTCGACTCCTGGATTACCAATTACCCGTCGATCCCGGCTGGCGAGCGTGGTCCAAGCGACGATCCCGACAACGACGGCTTCAGCAACCAAGTCGAATTCGCCTTGGGCGGCAACCCGGGCGACCCCACGGACAATGCCAAGATCTACTCGATCGTGGCCGATAGCGACTCCGATGGCGACACGAACAAGGAGCTGCTGCTGACCATCGCGGTCCGCAGCGGGACGGGCAGCTTCAACGGGACCACCTCGAAGAGCGCCGCTTCTGACGATCCGGCCTACGGCTACCGCGTCGAAGGCAGCCTCGACCTGAACGCCTTCAACGAAACCGTGGACGTGGTGCCGACGGCCGTGCCGCCCTCCGGCGTTACGCTGCCTTCCGGCTACACTTGGAAGACCTTCAGCCTGAACGCTTCCAACGGAACCAGCGGCAAGGGCTTCCTGCGAGTGATCGTGACCCCCTAA
- the tkt gene encoding transketolase has translation MNTAILSQAATQARGLAMDAVHACNSGHLGLPLGCAEIGAVLFGGGGLRYFPDAPKWLNRDRFILSAGHGSMFLYSWLHLSGYALPLDELKRFRQLGSHTPGHPESFETVGVEATTGPLGQGVGNAVGYALSAKRAAAKFNTAEHVIFDQHVFALLGDGCLQEGVAKEAIAFAGHVGLDNLVLIYDSNDVTLDAMAEKTQGEDAEGYFKSQQWDAVTIDGHDFAAITAAISKAKADKNGRPKVIIAKTVIGKGIPQVAGTAAAHGEGGAKFIDEARAGLGLPADEHFYVSADVYAHFAGVKEESKKTYDAWQATYNAWAAANPELAAELTAGVPSDLSAKIPAFAADYKDATRGAGGVVIQAVAKAVPQFITGSADLYGSTKNYIKDGGDFSAKNPGGRNIWFGIREHAMGAICNGIAYDGLFRASGATFLVFADYVRPSIRLAALSKLPVTYIFTHDSVGVGEDGPTHQPVETVSGLRVIPNLDVIRPADAEETAGAFVASLLRTDGPTLLSLTRQAVPLMNELSADERREGVLKGAYIAKKEKGELKLILMGSGSELQHAIAAADELGEGVRVVSVPCFERFDRQAADYQESVLPAACTKRIAIEAGVSGLWWKYVGLGGKVLGIDRFGLSAPGNTVMKELGMTKDHVVAAAKAL, from the coding sequence ATGAATACCGCCATCCTCTCACAAGCCGCGACCCAAGCACGCGGCCTCGCCATGGACGCCGTCCACGCCTGCAATTCCGGCCACCTGGGCCTGCCGCTGGGTTGCGCGGAAATCGGCGCCGTCCTTTTTGGCGGTGGTGGACTCCGCTACTTCCCGGATGCTCCGAAGTGGCTGAACCGCGACCGCTTCATCCTTTCCGCCGGCCACGGCTCGATGTTCCTCTACAGCTGGCTGCATCTTTCCGGTTATGCGCTGCCGCTGGATGAACTGAAGCGCTTCCGCCAACTCGGCTCGCACACCCCGGGTCACCCGGAGTCCTTTGAAACAGTGGGCGTGGAAGCCACGACCGGCCCGCTGGGCCAAGGCGTGGGCAATGCGGTGGGCTATGCCCTTTCCGCAAAACGCGCCGCCGCGAAATTCAACACCGCGGAGCACGTGATTTTCGACCAGCACGTTTTCGCCCTGCTGGGTGACGGCTGCCTTCAGGAAGGCGTGGCCAAGGAGGCGATTGCCTTCGCCGGTCATGTGGGCCTGGACAACCTGGTGCTGATCTATGACTCCAACGATGTCACGCTGGACGCGATGGCGGAGAAGACCCAGGGCGAAGATGCCGAGGGCTACTTCAAGTCGCAGCAGTGGGATGCCGTGACCATCGATGGCCACGACTTCGCCGCGATCACCGCTGCGATCAGCAAGGCCAAGGCCGACAAGAACGGCCGCCCGAAGGTGATCATCGCAAAGACGGTGATCGGCAAGGGCATCCCGCAGGTGGCCGGCACCGCCGCCGCCCACGGTGAAGGTGGCGCGAAGTTCATCGATGAAGCCCGCGCGGGCCTGGGCCTTCCGGCCGACGAGCACTTCTACGTTTCCGCCGACGTGTATGCGCACTTCGCCGGAGTGAAGGAAGAGTCGAAGAAGACCTACGATGCATGGCAGGCCACCTACAATGCCTGGGCTGCTGCCAATCCGGAGCTGGCTGCCGAGCTGACCGCCGGCGTGCCGAGCGATCTCTCCGCGAAGATCCCGGCCTTCGCCGCGGACTACAAGGATGCGACCCGCGGTGCCGGTGGCGTGGTGATCCAGGCGGTGGCCAAGGCTGTGCCGCAGTTCATCACCGGATCCGCCGACCTCTACGGCTCCACGAAGAACTACATCAAGGACGGCGGCGATTTCTCGGCGAAGAATCCGGGCGGTCGCAACATCTGGTTCGGCATCCGCGAGCACGCGATGGGTGCCATCTGCAACGGCATCGCCTATGACGGCCTGTTCCGCGCGAGCGGTGCGACCTTCCTGGTCTTCGCCGACTACGTCCGCCCCTCGATCCGCCTCGCCGCGCTTTCCAAGCTGCCGGTCACCTACATCTTCACACACGACTCCGTGGGTGTCGGCGAAGACGGTCCGACCCACCAGCCGGTGGAAACCGTCAGCGGCCTGCGCGTGATCCCGAATCTCGATGTGATCCGCCCGGCCGATGCCGAGGAAACCGCCGGTGCCTTCGTGGCTTCCCTGCTGCGCACCGATGGCCCGACGCTGCTGAGCCTGACCCGTCAGGCGGTGCCGCTGATGAACGAACTCTCCGCAGACGAGCGCCGCGAAGGCGTGCTGAAGGGCGCCTACATCGCGAAAAAGGAAAAGGGCGAGCTGAAGCTGATCCTCATGGGCAGCGGCTCCGAACTGCAGCACGCGATCGCCGCGGCCGATGAACTCGGCGAAGGTGTGCGCGTGGTGTCCGTGCCCTGCTTCGAGCGCTTCGACCGCCAGGCTGCCGATTACCAGGAGAGCGTGTTGCCAGCCGCCTGCACGAAGCGCATCGCCATCGAGGCGGGTGTTTCCGGCTTGTGGTGGAAGTACGTCGGCCTCGGCGGCAAGGTGCTCGGCATCGACCGCTTCGGCCTGAGCGCTCCGGGCAACACGGTGATGAAGGAACTTGGCATGACCAAGGACCACGTTGTCGCTGCGGCCAAGGCACTCTAA
- a CDS encoding HD domain-containing protein produces MIARPDTILSNYMQKRLISWCQEQGAGIGAAASLADELFERHEEPHRFYHHLGHIASSLAELDLHARNHALLEGAIWFHDVIYDPTRNDNETASIRWFLEKTTGWIDRSAGERISRLIQATDFRQAPEDSPEAALMVDIDLAILSAGAEEYEAYARAIRLEYRHVADEAFREGRAKVMAHFLSGPIYRTIGFLPREERARQNITHELARLANR; encoded by the coding sequence GTGATCGCGAGACCCGATACGATCCTGAGCAACTACATGCAGAAGCGCCTCATCTCGTGGTGCCAGGAGCAAGGAGCGGGGATCGGGGCGGCGGCATCACTCGCGGATGAACTTTTCGAGCGCCACGAAGAGCCCCATCGTTTTTACCATCATCTCGGCCACATCGCATCTTCCCTGGCGGAGCTTGATCTGCATGCACGCAACCACGCTTTGCTCGAAGGAGCGATCTGGTTCCACGATGTGATCTACGATCCGACCCGAAACGACAACGAGACCGCGAGCATCCGCTGGTTTCTGGAGAAGACGACGGGATGGATCGATCGTTCCGCGGGGGAAAGGATTTCCCGGCTGATCCAGGCCACCGATTTCCGGCAGGCTCCCGAAGACAGCCCGGAGGCAGCGCTGATGGTGGACATCGACCTCGCCATCCTGAGCGCCGGGGCGGAAGAGTATGAAGCTTACGCGCGGGCAATCCGCTTGGAGTATCGGCACGTGGCGGATGAAGCCTTCCGAGAAGGACGGGCAAAAGTGATGGCCCACTTTCTTTCAGGGCCGATCTACCGAACCATTGGCTTCCTGCCCCGCGAGGAGCGGGCCCGGCAGAATATCACCCACGAGCTGGCGCGTCTGGCGAACCGGTAG
- a CDS encoding DUF2062 domain-containing protein, protein MIGKIYRWGHGKVAGLSKLEDRPKAIALGIASGVFFGFIPLVGFKTLLAIGTAKLARGNMIAAAVAVTLHDVLLPLAPFVLRWEYQLGYWLMSHPHHLPPNLHAVHHGPMMWFHWATLFTVGLPLLIGSIVIAIPFTLGSYFLALWLLERSSAARLAVSAREGGGFRDPSPPTSSGSSHSLRDRRPSAPPDPPEDS, encoded by the coding sequence ATGATTGGAAAGATCTACCGGTGGGGCCACGGGAAAGTCGCGGGCCTTTCGAAGCTCGAAGACCGGCCCAAGGCGATTGCCCTCGGCATCGCCAGCGGTGTCTTCTTCGGCTTCATTCCTCTGGTCGGATTCAAGACCCTGCTCGCCATCGGCACCGCGAAGCTGGCACGGGGAAACATGATTGCAGCCGCCGTTGCCGTTACTTTGCACGATGTCCTGCTGCCTCTCGCCCCTTTTGTCCTCCGGTGGGAATATCAGCTAGGCTACTGGCTCATGAGCCATCCTCACCACCTTCCGCCGAATCTTCATGCGGTCCATCACGGACCCATGATGTGGTTCCATTGGGCCACGCTCTTCACCGTCGGGTTGCCGCTCCTCATCGGCTCCATTGTGATCGCGATCCCCTTCACCCTGGGCTCTTATTTCCTCGCGCTCTGGCTGCTGGAAAGATCCTCCGCCGCACGTCTGGCTGTCTCGGCCCGGGAAGGAGGCGGGTTCAGGGATCCTTCACCTCCCACATCTTCCGGATCATCTCATAGCCTTCGGGATCGTAGGCCTTCAGCCCCGCCCGATCCTCCGGAGGATAGTTGA
- a CDS encoding DEAD/DEAH box helicase codes for MSNFQELGIPADLIQGLEELGILTPTEVQAKTIPFLMENGGDLVAQAQTGTGKTAAFGLPLLTKIDPKRKEIQGLVIAPTRELAKQIGKQLFRFTKHCSAKTFVEVVSGGDKIDRQIAALQRPTHIVVATPGRLVELVNQKALSLDAVKHLVLDEADEMLSMGFKKELSLILGFTRQRLSTWLFSATFPQSIQQLVKDCMSAHPHSIAVDRRHVVNRDIDHRFAVCPRDEKAEFIAGFLKRRGEDRGLIFCRTKAGAITLGKLLQKEGLPVDVLQGDLTQPERDKVMRSFKKGRFRVLIATDVAARGIDVDALAFVIHHQPPDQLEYYTHRSGRTARAGKKGISITLIEPRERPKIARIENELGVDFSEMR; via the coding sequence GTGAGCAATTTCCAAGAACTCGGCATCCCCGCCGATCTCATCCAAGGTCTTGAGGAGCTCGGCATCCTCACGCCTACCGAAGTTCAGGCGAAGACCATCCCTTTCCTTATGGAAAACGGAGGTGATCTCGTCGCGCAGGCCCAGACCGGCACTGGAAAAACCGCCGCCTTCGGCCTGCCACTGCTCACGAAGATCGATCCGAAGCGCAAGGAGATCCAGGGGCTCGTCATCGCTCCCACCCGCGAGCTTGCGAAGCAAATCGGCAAGCAACTCTTCCGCTTCACCAAGCACTGCTCCGCGAAAACCTTCGTCGAAGTGGTCAGCGGTGGCGACAAGATCGACCGCCAGATCGCAGCGCTCCAGCGCCCGACGCATATCGTCGTCGCCACGCCGGGCCGCCTTGTCGAACTGGTGAACCAAAAGGCGCTCTCGCTCGATGCCGTGAAGCACCTCGTCCTCGATGAAGCGGACGAAATGCTCAGCATGGGCTTCAAGAAGGAGCTCTCGCTGATCCTCGGCTTCACCCGCCAGCGGCTCAGCACCTGGCTGTTCTCCGCCACCTTCCCGCAGTCCATCCAGCAGCTCGTCAAGGACTGCATGTCCGCCCACCCGCACTCGATCGCGGTCGACCGCAGGCACGTGGTGAATCGAGACATCGATCACCGCTTCGCCGTTTGCCCGCGTGATGAGAAAGCGGAGTTCATCGCCGGCTTCCTGAAACGCCGTGGCGAGGATCGCGGCCTCATCTTCTGCCGCACCAAGGCCGGTGCCATTACCCTCGGCAAGCTCCTGCAGAAGGAAGGCCTCCCTGTCGATGTTCTTCAGGGTGATCTCACCCAGCCCGAGCGCGACAAGGTGATGCGCTCCTTCAAGAAGGGCCGCTTCCGCGTGCTCATCGCCACGGATGTCGCCGCCCGCGGCATCGACGTCGACGCACTCGCTTTCGTGATCCACCACCAGCCGCCGGATCAGCTGGAGTACTATACTCATCGTAGCGGGCGCACTGCCCGCGCCGGGAAGAAGGGGATCTCGATCACCCTCATCGAGCCGCGCGAGCGTCCGAAGATCGCACGCATCGAAAACGAGCTCGGCGTCGATTTCAGCGAAATGCGCTAG